A window of the Lolium perenne isolate Kyuss_39 chromosome 7, Kyuss_2.0, whole genome shotgun sequence genome harbors these coding sequences:
- the LOC139833665 gene encoding uncharacterized protein produces MKATGLLGRITEFQRQGRDLGHLLPYAQKWNAADITPATRGMGKDRLPAPDPVGDRCSEEHFMRLRAAVKELDSAWYDSTNNLTVTADTRKALFEELLWEHRELAEAHDKCQVIPEASIDALKEQLATAQREKDELSRQHQEELNALKTSYQELKSQLIQLGLDHAKALKAAEVTAAAKLDEARRMPAMPPWCCGQSWRR; encoded by the exons atgaaggccaccggcctcctcggccgcattacggagttccagcgccaaggccgggacctggggcacctcctgccgtatgcccaaaagtggaacgccgcggacatcactccggcgacccgcggcatgggcaaggatcggctgccggcacctgatcctgtcggggatcggtgttctgaggagcacttcatgcggctccgggctgccgtaaaagagcttgacagcgcgtggtacgattccacgaacaatctgacg gtcaccgctgacactcggaaggccctcttcgaggagcttttatgggagcaccgggagctcgctgaggcacatgacaagtgccaag tgatcccggaagcttccatcgatgctctcaaggagcagctcgccacggcccaac gggagaaggatgagctcagccggcagcaccaggaggagctaaacgccctcaagaccagctaccaggagctcaagtctcagttgattcagctggggcttgaccacgccaaggccctcaaggccgctgaagtgaccgcagcggccaagttggacgaggctcggagaatgcctgcaatgccaccgtggtgttgcgggcagagctggaggagatga